A DNA window from Equus przewalskii isolate Varuska chromosome 12, EquPr2, whole genome shotgun sequence contains the following coding sequences:
- the AZGP1 gene encoding zinc-alpha-2-glycoprotein isoform X2, whose protein sequence is MSTMVPVLLPLLLLLGPAVSQETHTGPYSLSFLYTGLSKPAKGFPRFQAIAYLNDQAFFRYDSEGRKAEPLGPWSQVEGMEDWEKESELQKAREDIFMVTLEDIMDYYKDREGSHTFQGLFGCELRNNQSSGAFWRYSYDGRDFIEFNKEIPAWVALDPAARDTKQKWEAEEVYVQRAKAYLEEECPGMLRRYLQDGKIYLDRQDPPSVSVTSHVAPGKERTLKCLAYDFYPRRIGLHWTRASDAQETESGGDILPSGNGTYLSWVVVGVPPQDRAPHSCHVEHSSLAQPLSVLWDERQEAEVKGGLGTRAQ, encoded by the exons ATGAGCACAATGGTGCCtgtcctgctgcctctgctgctccttCTGGGTCCTGCCGTCTCCCAGGAGACTCACACTG GGCCTTACTCTCTGAGCTTCCTCTACACTGGGCTGTCCAAGCCCGCTAAGGGTTTCCCCAGGTTTCAGGCCATCGCCTACCTCAATGACCAGGCCTTCTTCCGCTACGACAGTGAGGGCAGGAAGGCTGAGCCCTTGGGCCCGTGGAGCCAGGTGGAAGGGATGGAGGACTGGGAGAAGGAGAGTGAACTTCAGAAGGCCAGGGAGGACATCTTCATGGTGACCCTGGAAGACATCATGGACTATTACAAGGACAGAGAAG GGTCTCACACCTTTCAGGGACTGTTTGGTTGTGAGCTCCGGAATAACCAAAGCAGCGGAGCCTTCTGGAGGTACTCCTACGATGGACGGGACTTCATCGAATTCAACAAAGAAATCCCAGCCTGGGTCGCCCTGGACCCAGCAGCTCGGGACACCAAGCAGAAGTGGGAGGCAGAAGAAGTCTATGTGCAGCGGGCCAAGGCCTACCTGGAGGAGGAGTGCCCGGGGATGCTGCGGAGGTACCTGCAAGACGGCAAGATCTACCTGGACCGACAAG ATCCTCCCTCTGTGTCAGTCACCAGCCACGTGGCCCCAGGAAAAGAGAGGACACTCAAGTGCCTGGCCTATGACTTCTACCCACGAAGAATTGGTCTGCACTGGACCCGGGCCAGCGATGCGCAGGAGACTGAGTCAGGGGGAGACATTCTTCCCAGTGGAAATGGCACTTACCTGTcctgggtggtggtgggagtCCCCCCTCAGGACAGAGCCCCCCACTCCTGCCACGTGGAGCACAGTAGCCTGGCTCAGCCCCTCTCTGTGCTGTGGGAtgagaggcaggaagcagaggtTAAAGGTGGCTTGGGGACTCGAGCCCAGTAG
- the AZGP1 gene encoding zinc-alpha-2-glycoprotein isoform X1, whose protein sequence is MSTMVPVLLPLLLLLGPAVSQETHTGPYSLSFLYTGLSKPAKGFPRFQAIAYLNDQAFFRYDSEGRKAEPLGPWSQVEGMEDWEKESELQKAREDIFMVTLEDIMDYYKDREGQWTTDCWGGGSQLKRQPCNWSHTFQGLFGCELRNNQSSGAFWRYSYDGRDFIEFNKEIPAWVALDPAARDTKQKWEAEEVYVQRAKAYLEEECPGMLRRYLQDGKIYLDRQDPPSVSVTSHVAPGKERTLKCLAYDFYPRRIGLHWTRASDAQETESGGDILPSGNGTYLSWVVVGVPPQDRAPHSCHVEHSSLAQPLSVLWDERQEAEVKGGLGTRAQ, encoded by the exons ATGAGCACAATGGTGCCtgtcctgctgcctctgctgctccttCTGGGTCCTGCCGTCTCCCAGGAGACTCACACTG GGCCTTACTCTCTGAGCTTCCTCTACACTGGGCTGTCCAAGCCCGCTAAGGGTTTCCCCAGGTTTCAGGCCATCGCCTACCTCAATGACCAGGCCTTCTTCCGCTACGACAGTGAGGGCAGGAAGGCTGAGCCCTTGGGCCCGTGGAGCCAGGTGGAAGGGATGGAGGACTGGGAGAAGGAGAGTGAACTTCAGAAGGCCAGGGAGGACATCTTCATGGTGACCCTGGAAGACATCATGGACTATTACAAGGACAGAGAAGGTCAGTGGACGACGGACTGCTGGGGTGGAGGGTCTCAGCTCAAGAGGCAGCCCTGCAATT GGTCTCACACCTTTCAGGGACTGTTTGGTTGTGAGCTCCGGAATAACCAAAGCAGCGGAGCCTTCTGGAGGTACTCCTACGATGGACGGGACTTCATCGAATTCAACAAAGAAATCCCAGCCTGGGTCGCCCTGGACCCAGCAGCTCGGGACACCAAGCAGAAGTGGGAGGCAGAAGAAGTCTATGTGCAGCGGGCCAAGGCCTACCTGGAGGAGGAGTGCCCGGGGATGCTGCGGAGGTACCTGCAAGACGGCAAGATCTACCTGGACCGACAAG ATCCTCCCTCTGTGTCAGTCACCAGCCACGTGGCCCCAGGAAAAGAGAGGACACTCAAGTGCCTGGCCTATGACTTCTACCCACGAAGAATTGGTCTGCACTGGACCCGGGCCAGCGATGCGCAGGAGACTGAGTCAGGGGGAGACATTCTTCCCAGTGGAAATGGCACTTACCTGTcctgggtggtggtgggagtCCCCCCTCAGGACAGAGCCCCCCACTCCTGCCACGTGGAGCACAGTAGCCTGGCTCAGCCCCTCTCTGTGCTGTGGGAtgagaggcaggaagcagaggtTAAAGGTGGCTTGGGGACTCGAGCCCAGTAG